The following coding sequences are from one Bombus terrestris chromosome 14, iyBomTerr1.2, whole genome shotgun sequence window:
- the LOC100647437 gene encoding neurotactin isoform X1, giving the protein MSQEDQEKSMDKKEIAEEEREKMLNAENTKHTVASTAPDAESEDQKPKKKIPIGGIKMPGFCRTKSKELCKEDDCKPTEIGEGDSTEKTVKESDQNVSSEKTSTPNKDAKEKESRKRILDTIKLPLVSVFPRKKNKEGEVELGITGAAGLASVETLDDVVTEKNPISNEDGMETVRLDGDAPDGIESPKQHFLVACISAARRNLFALVTTLCILVSVVIIICIACIGPRKNVSQLIKDGSFVKAVTSCGPVQGVSEDGAFAFRGIPYAIPPLENRRWQPAEPLRKIEYCWTNTYQAHNSSKLCWQREASGRIIGSEDCLYLDVFTPEVRYDSPLSVVVMIGAETLSGGSPGVMQPSAKLARVRDMVFVRPNFRLGIFGFLAADQLSRTSHPLTSGNYGLSDIIAALQWVHLNIEHFGGNKSAVTLWGHRAGGTLVTTLVGIRRTRDLFQRVWISSGSAIFPGRELEVSETLNELFLNSTRCNDAACLRSKSAEEIMDSVPETWHLGNVGLPETREATTRDRRHEWLVLDRAILQEPVGQIWARDEFSVKIVMGTTAHAGVPLKYLTSNATLNSTQVEKIVKESLLGTSGLADEALRRYNATLKGLLSMISDVRVVCPLLTVARMKTNIPFYVATQPRGHIADPDCDAAAILGSYAARTPAEKRHVSAMQQLFNHYVWHGEVAQADANGVKRVLIVGQDTLPDRDYPNCDFWIAKDIVPSYGRVD; this is encoded by the exons ATGAGTCAAGAAGATCAAGAGAAAAGCATGGATAAGAAAGAAATtgcagaggaagagagagagaaaatgttGAACGCCGAGAACACGAAACATACGGTGGCATCGACCGCTCCAGACGCGGAATCCGAAGACCAGAAACCTAAGAAGAAAATTCCAATTGGCGGTATTAAGATGCCCGGCTTCTGTCGTACAAAGAGCAAGGAGTTGTGTAAA GAGGATGATTGTAAGCCTACTGAAATTGGAGAAGGCGATTCAACGGAAAAAACTGTTAAAGAAAGTGATCAAAATGTATCATCAGAGAAAACAAGCACACCGAATAAAGACGCAAAGGAAAAGGAAAGCCGCAAGAGAATTCTCGACACCATAAAGTTACCCTTAGTCTCTGTTTTTcctagaaaaaaaaataag gaAGGTGAAGTGGAATTGGGAATTACTGGAGCTGCTGGATTGGCGAGTGTTGAAACTCTTGACGATGTTGTGACGGAGAAAAATCCTATCAGTAACGAAGATGGTATGGAAACTGTTCGACTCGATGGAGATGCTCCAGACGGAATTGAATCTCCTAAACAACATTTTCTTGTAGCTTGTATATCCGCTGCAAGGAGAAATTTATTTGCGCTAG tgACAACATTGTGTATCCTGGTATCAGTCGTGATTATCATCTGTATCGCTTGCATCGGTCCGAGAAAGAATGTTTCACAGTTGATAAAGGATGGGAGCTTTGTCAAAGCAGTAACTTCTTGCGGACCTGTGCAAGGTGTGTCAGAAGATGGTGCATTCGCATTTCGTGGGATCCCATATGCAATCCCACCATTAGAAAATCGTCGTTGGCAACCTGCGGAACCCCTAAGAAAAATTGAATACTGCTGGACGAATACGTATCAAGCACACAATTCCTCGAAACTTTGTTGGCAACGGGAGGCTTCAGGAAGGATTATCGGAAGCGAAGATTGCTTATATTTAGATGTTTTCACGCCTGAAGTCAGATATGATTCACCTTTATCGGTGGTCGTTATGATTGGTGCTGAAACCCTCAGTGGTGGTTCTCCAGGTGTAATGCAGCCTTCTGCAAAACTTGCTCGTGTCCGTGATATGGTGTTTGTTAGACCTAACTTCCG gtTAGGAATCTTCGGCTTTTTAGCTGCAGATCAACTTTCAAGAACATCGCATCCTCTCACGTCCGGAAATTACGGGTTGTCGGATATCATAGCAGCGCTTCAGTGGGTTCATCTTAACATTGAACATTTCGGGGGAAATAAATCGGCCGTAACTTTATGGGGTCATCGGGCAGGAGGAACGCTTGTCACAACTTTAGTTGGCATTCGGCGAACAAGGGATCTTTTCCAGCGAGTGTGGATTTCCAGCGGTAGTGCAATATTTCCCGGAAGAGAATTAGAAGTTTCTGAAACACTTAACgaactatttttaaattctacaaGATGTAATGACGCCGCTTGTTTGCGAAGCAAAAGTGCCGAGGAGATAATGGATTCAGTTCCTGAGACATGGCATTTAGGAAACGTTGGTCTGCCTGAAACCAGAGAAGCGACAACAAGAGATAGGAGACATGAATGGTTGGTGCTCGATCGTGCCATTCTTCAGGAACCTGTAGGTCAAATTTGGGCAAGGGATGAATTTTCGGTGAAAATTGTAATGGGCACTACTGCTCATGCTGGAGTCCCTCTTAAGTATCTCACTTCCAACGCTACTCTCAATTCCACACAAGTAGAGAAAATTGTAAAGGAGTCTTTATTAGGAACATCTGGTTTAGCGGACGAAGCTCTCAG acgttataacgcaacattAAAAGGTTTACTAAGCATGATCTCGGACGTTCGTGTGGTATGTCCATTGCTGACAGTTGCCAGAATGAAGACCAATATTCCATTCTACGTAGCGACGCAGCCACGGGGTCATATTGCAGATCCTGATTGTGATGCTGCAGCGATACTCGGATCATATGCTGCTCGTACTCCTGCTGAAAAAAGACACGTATCTGCTATGCAGCAGCTTTTCAATCACTATGTTTGGCACGGCGAGGTAGCTCAGGCAGATGCTAATGGCGTAAAACGAGTCTTAATTGTTGGACAAGATACGCTTCCTGATCGTGACTATCCTAATTGCGACTTCTGGATAGCAAAAGACATAGTTCCATCTTATGGTCGAGTCGAttga
- the LOC100647437 gene encoding neurotactin isoform X2, whose translation MSQEDQEKSMDKKEIAEEEREKMLNAENTKHTVASTAPDAESEDQKPKKKIPIGGIKMPGFCRTKSKELCKEGEVELGITGAAGLASVETLDDVVTEKNPISNEDGMETVRLDGDAPDGIESPKQHFLVACISAARRNLFALVTTLCILVSVVIIICIACIGPRKNVSQLIKDGSFVKAVTSCGPVQGVSEDGAFAFRGIPYAIPPLENRRWQPAEPLRKIEYCWTNTYQAHNSSKLCWQREASGRIIGSEDCLYLDVFTPEVRYDSPLSVVVMIGAETLSGGSPGVMQPSAKLARVRDMVFVRPNFRLGIFGFLAADQLSRTSHPLTSGNYGLSDIIAALQWVHLNIEHFGGNKSAVTLWGHRAGGTLVTTLVGIRRTRDLFQRVWISSGSAIFPGRELEVSETLNELFLNSTRCNDAACLRSKSAEEIMDSVPETWHLGNVGLPETREATTRDRRHEWLVLDRAILQEPVGQIWARDEFSVKIVMGTTAHAGVPLKYLTSNATLNSTQVEKIVKESLLGTSGLADEALRRYNATLKGLLSMISDVRVVCPLLTVARMKTNIPFYVATQPRGHIADPDCDAAAILGSYAARTPAEKRHVSAMQQLFNHYVWHGEVAQADANGVKRVLIVGQDTLPDRDYPNCDFWIAKDIVPSYGRVD comes from the exons ATGAGTCAAGAAGATCAAGAGAAAAGCATGGATAAGAAAGAAATtgcagaggaagagagagagaaaatgttGAACGCCGAGAACACGAAACATACGGTGGCATCGACCGCTCCAGACGCGGAATCCGAAGACCAGAAACCTAAGAAGAAAATTCCAATTGGCGGTATTAAGATGCCCGGCTTCTGTCGTACAAAGAGCAAGGAGTTGTGTAAA gaAGGTGAAGTGGAATTGGGAATTACTGGAGCTGCTGGATTGGCGAGTGTTGAAACTCTTGACGATGTTGTGACGGAGAAAAATCCTATCAGTAACGAAGATGGTATGGAAACTGTTCGACTCGATGGAGATGCTCCAGACGGAATTGAATCTCCTAAACAACATTTTCTTGTAGCTTGTATATCCGCTGCAAGGAGAAATTTATTTGCGCTAG tgACAACATTGTGTATCCTGGTATCAGTCGTGATTATCATCTGTATCGCTTGCATCGGTCCGAGAAAGAATGTTTCACAGTTGATAAAGGATGGGAGCTTTGTCAAAGCAGTAACTTCTTGCGGACCTGTGCAAGGTGTGTCAGAAGATGGTGCATTCGCATTTCGTGGGATCCCATATGCAATCCCACCATTAGAAAATCGTCGTTGGCAACCTGCGGAACCCCTAAGAAAAATTGAATACTGCTGGACGAATACGTATCAAGCACACAATTCCTCGAAACTTTGTTGGCAACGGGAGGCTTCAGGAAGGATTATCGGAAGCGAAGATTGCTTATATTTAGATGTTTTCACGCCTGAAGTCAGATATGATTCACCTTTATCGGTGGTCGTTATGATTGGTGCTGAAACCCTCAGTGGTGGTTCTCCAGGTGTAATGCAGCCTTCTGCAAAACTTGCTCGTGTCCGTGATATGGTGTTTGTTAGACCTAACTTCCG gtTAGGAATCTTCGGCTTTTTAGCTGCAGATCAACTTTCAAGAACATCGCATCCTCTCACGTCCGGAAATTACGGGTTGTCGGATATCATAGCAGCGCTTCAGTGGGTTCATCTTAACATTGAACATTTCGGGGGAAATAAATCGGCCGTAACTTTATGGGGTCATCGGGCAGGAGGAACGCTTGTCACAACTTTAGTTGGCATTCGGCGAACAAGGGATCTTTTCCAGCGAGTGTGGATTTCCAGCGGTAGTGCAATATTTCCCGGAAGAGAATTAGAAGTTTCTGAAACACTTAACgaactatttttaaattctacaaGATGTAATGACGCCGCTTGTTTGCGAAGCAAAAGTGCCGAGGAGATAATGGATTCAGTTCCTGAGACATGGCATTTAGGAAACGTTGGTCTGCCTGAAACCAGAGAAGCGACAACAAGAGATAGGAGACATGAATGGTTGGTGCTCGATCGTGCCATTCTTCAGGAACCTGTAGGTCAAATTTGGGCAAGGGATGAATTTTCGGTGAAAATTGTAATGGGCACTACTGCTCATGCTGGAGTCCCTCTTAAGTATCTCACTTCCAACGCTACTCTCAATTCCACACAAGTAGAGAAAATTGTAAAGGAGTCTTTATTAGGAACATCTGGTTTAGCGGACGAAGCTCTCAG acgttataacgcaacattAAAAGGTTTACTAAGCATGATCTCGGACGTTCGTGTGGTATGTCCATTGCTGACAGTTGCCAGAATGAAGACCAATATTCCATTCTACGTAGCGACGCAGCCACGGGGTCATATTGCAGATCCTGATTGTGATGCTGCAGCGATACTCGGATCATATGCTGCTCGTACTCCTGCTGAAAAAAGACACGTATCTGCTATGCAGCAGCTTTTCAATCACTATGTTTGGCACGGCGAGGTAGCTCAGGCAGATGCTAATGGCGTAAAACGAGTCTTAATTGTTGGACAAGATACGCTTCCTGATCGTGACTATCCTAATTGCGACTTCTGGATAGCAAAAGACATAGTTCCATCTTATGGTCGAGTCGAttga